Proteins found in one Desulfomonilia bacterium genomic segment:
- the pyrE gene encoding orotate phosphoribosyltransferase — MSKLDELKRLVAKDAVKFGKFILSSGKESDIYVDLRKVTLNPEGATLIGEVVSDMIKDVEADAIGGMTMGADPIALAAAMKALEKGRKINAIVVRKEQKAHGTMNWVEGPASPGQKVIVVEDVITTGGSAIKAIDRLRENGFIVDTVIAVFDRMEGGKEAIEAKGCKVLTVISRKDLQK; from the coding sequence ATGAGTAAACTTGATGAACTTAAAAGGCTTGTAGCAAAGGATGCGGTGAAGTTCGGCAAATTCATTCTGTCATCGGGCAAAGAATCGGATATCTATGTGGACTTGAGAAAAGTTACACTCAATCCCGAAGGCGCAACGCTTATAGGTGAGGTCGTTTCCGACATGATCAAAGATGTTGAAGCAGACGCAATCGGCGGTATGACCATGGGCGCTGACCCTATCGCCCTTGCGGCCGCCATGAAAGCCCTTGAAAAGGGCCGGAAAATAAACGCTATTGTTGTCAGGAAAGAACAGAAGGCGCACGGCACCATGAACTGGGTGGAGGGGCCCGCCAGCCCCGGGCAGAAGGTGATCGTTGTGGAAGATGTAATAACGACCGGAGGCAGCGCCATAAAGGCAATCGACAGGCTCCGCGAAAACGGTTTTATTGTCGATACTGTCATTGCCGTATTTGACAGAATGGAAGGCGGAAAAGAGGCGATAGAGGCAAAGGGCTGCAAAGTACTTACAGTGATTTCAAGGAAAGACCTGCAAAAGTGA
- a CDS encoding ABC transporter substrate-binding protein — MKNILWSAILVTVMVFAGATSLYAEDIKVGAILRLSQGASDGLPAKRGIEIAVNQINAKGGINGKKLVVIYEDSKDSPQTAVAAYQKLVSVDKCQVIIGPMMSGEVLAVAPVAERDKIVVITPNGTSPKISQAGQYIYRGCTTSERQAAALTKYAKDKMKTTAVAILYSNEPYGKGCNEQFTKYFNELGIPVVISESFMVGDRDFSAQLTKIREQKFDLIFIPGYLQETAPAIKQARQMGIKQASMGVFGDMAPKYIELAGKAAEGHLNCSEYNEDYNTPVNKKFKAEYYKIVKADPKEPNNIMFAAITYDMTRLVADAIAKKGYSADGIRSYLDTVKDFDGVTGRLSFDNDGDVNKQGVYLFEVKKGKYVKVQ, encoded by the coding sequence ATGAAAAATATTTTATGGTCGGCAATTCTTGTCACGGTTATGGTTTTTGCAGGTGCTACATCTTTGTATGCCGAAGATATCAAGGTCGGGGCAATTCTCAGGCTTTCTCAGGGCGCATCCGACGGGCTTCCGGCGAAAAGAGGCATTGAGATCGCTGTCAATCAGATCAATGCCAAGGGCGGCATAAACGGGAAAAAACTGGTGGTCATTTACGAAGACAGCAAGGATTCCCCGCAGACAGCGGTTGCGGCATATCAGAAGCTTGTTTCCGTTGACAAATGCCAGGTAATAATAGGCCCCATGATGAGCGGCGAGGTGCTTGCAGTTGCCCCGGTGGCCGAGCGGGACAAGATCGTTGTCATAACCCCGAACGGCACATCGCCCAAGATTTCGCAGGCTGGCCAGTATATCTACCGCGGCTGCACGACTTCGGAAAGGCAGGCTGCCGCATTGACAAAATACGCAAAAGACAAGATGAAGACCACGGCGGTTGCGATCCTGTACAGTAACGAGCCTTATGGCAAAGGCTGCAATGAGCAGTTCACTAAATATTTCAATGAACTTGGTATTCCGGTTGTGATCTCGGAAAGCTTCATGGTCGGAGACAGGGACTTTTCCGCACAGCTTACAAAGATTCGTGAACAGAAATTCGACCTGATATTCATTCCGGGTTACCTGCAGGAGACCGCACCTGCAATCAAACAGGCGCGTCAGATGGGCATTAAACAAGCATCCATGGGCGTATTCGGGGACATGGCTCCCAAATACATTGAGCTTGCAGGCAAGGCCGCTGAAGGGCACCTCAACTGCAGCGAGTACAACGAGGATTACAACACCCCGGTAAATAAGAAATTCAAGGCCGAATATTATAAGATTGTCAAAGCCGATCCGAAAGAACCGAACAATATCATGTTTGCTGCAATCACATACGACATGACCAGGCTCGTGGCGGATGCGATAGCAAAGAAAGGCTACAGCGCGGACGGTATACGTTCCTATCTGGACACGGTCAAGGACTTCGACGGCGTGACAGGCAGGTTGAGCTTTGATAATGATGGGGATGTAAATAAACAGGGTGTCTATCTC